GGGACAGGCGGACAGCCTGTTCACGCTCAACGAGGCCCAGGCGACCTACCGGAGGCTGCGCGCCCAGGGCGTGGACGCGAGCATGATCTGGCAGTCCGCCGGACACAGCGGAGGCAACAGCGATCCCGCCCGGGGCGAGCTGAACATGGACGTCGGCAACCTGGAGACCAGCTATGTGGGGCGCCGCATCCTGTCCTGGTTCGACCGGCACCTGCGCGGCCGCGACGTGGACACCGGGCCCGCCTTCGCGTACTACCGCGACTGGATCGAGGACCCCACGGCCACGTACGCGACGGGCGGGAGTGTTCCGGAGCCCAACCGGCGGCTGTATCTCTCGGGCGACGGAAAGCTCGTCGAGCGCCCCGGATCCGTGGTCGCGGGCCGCCGTGAGTACCGCAACCTGACGGTGCCGACGAGCCATTCGGAGAGCCCGCTGCTGCGCACCCTGCACCTGCCCGACCCCGAGCCCTACGACCTGAAGGGCACCCACCTCGCCTGGACGACGGCACCCCTGCGCGAGAACCTCGATGTCGTCGGCGCGGCACGGGTCGGGCTGAAGGTGCGCTCGCCGAAGGCCGAGGCCGTGCAGAACTCCGGTGACGCGGCGGACAAGCTGGTCCTGTTCGCCAAGCTGTACGACGTCGCGCCGGACGGCCGCAAGACGCTGGTGCACCGCCTCGTCGCGCCGGTCCGGGTGCCCGACGTACGGAAGTCCTTCACCGTGGAACTGCCCGGGATCGTGCACCGCTACCAGCAGGGCCACCGGCTCCAGTTCGTGGTCGCGGCGAGCGACGACGCGTATCTGGGCAACCGTGGCATCAAGCCGGTCACGGTCTCCAGCGCGCCCGGGGACACCGGCACGCTCGACCTGCCGGTGGTGGAGGGCAAGTGAGCCGGGGCCGGGCCGGTCTCGATCCGCGCCCGGGCGGAGCCGCCGAGCCCGAGCCCGAGCGTGTCGCTTCCGCGCCCGGGTCCGGCGAGCGCCCCTGACCCGGACCCGAGCAGGAGCGCACCTGTGGTTGTCGCGCTCCCGGCAGCCGATACGGCCCGGCCGGGGGCGCCCGCCCGCACCGCCTCTGAGCACGTCCGCACCTCAACTCCCCTGCCGCGTCCGGTCCCGGGGTACTCCGTCCGCCGCCTGCCGCGACGGCCTCCCGTACCGTGGCGCGGATGACAGACGACCCCTACCTCGCCCGTGCCGCACGCGTCGGCATCCGTCCGCCGACTCCCGCCGACGCGGCGGAGTTCGTGACCCGGGTCCGGGAGAGCACCGCACTGCATCACCCGTGGCTGTTCCCGCCGGGCAGCCCTGCCGAGTACGAGGCCTACGCGGCACGGCTGCGGGACGACCCGGCCAAGTGCGGCTATCTGGTCTGCGGCCTGGACAGCGGTGCCGTCGCGGGGTTCGTCAACATCAACAACATCGTGCACGGCGCCTTCCGTTGCGGCGCTCTCGGCTACGGGGCCTTCGCGCACGCGGCGGGGCGCGGGCTGATGTCGGAGGGTCTCGGACTGGTGGTGCGGCACGCGTTCGGCGCGCTCGGTCTGCACCGGCTGGAGATCAACGTACAGCCCGGCAACGCCGCCTCCGTGGCCCTTGCGCGGCGGGCCGGATTCCGTCTGGAGGGCCTCTCGCCGGACTTCCTCTTCGTCGACGGGGCCTGGCGCGACCACGAACGCTGGGCGCTGACCGCCGAGATGGCGGACGCCGCGGGTCCGGCGACGGCACACGGCTTGTAGGGACGGCGTGGGGCTCTGGGGAACAGCGCACGGATCGTAGGAGGCAGGCGGTCTCCAACGGCAGGCGGGGAGCGGGCGCTTGGTGCTGCCCGCGCGCGGGCGCGCGCCCTTCCTTTGCGCAATCCTTGCCCCCACCTCCCCTGGTCAGCGCGCGACGCGGCGTGTTCCGATGGTCGTCGGGGCAGGCCGCCGGGCGTGCCCGAGGAGGGGAGGACCGCCCGTGCCGAGCACCGCGACGACCGTCCGCCGCGACCGACTGACCCTGCCCGCAGCGGAGTTGGGGCCGGACAACCCGCTGCCGCCGCTGTGCCCCGTGGACGCTCCGCAACGGCTCGACTCCCGCAGCCTCGCC
This is a stretch of genomic DNA from Streptomyces sp. NA04227. It encodes these proteins:
- a CDS encoding GNAT family N-acetyltransferase, which encodes MTDDPYLARAARVGIRPPTPADAAEFVTRVRESTALHHPWLFPPGSPAEYEAYAARLRDDPAKCGYLVCGLDSGAVAGFVNINNIVHGAFRCGALGYGAFAHAAGRGLMSEGLGLVVRHAFGALGLHRLEINVQPGNAASVALARRAGFRLEGLSPDFLFVDGAWRDHERWALTAEMADAAGPATAHGL